cctgttttataggacccaaataacatttctaaggcaacaaactcacccagattgcacagaaACAAAAACTGCCATTAAAGcacaagctttgagttccaaactcaaacttggttaaaaccaactaacatgcattcaaaccagtccaaacctacttaaacatgcataaaataatctctgaaaactactacaatcatcaacaaaatcacagcaacagattttgaccaattctctttgaaaaccatagttttgagctAACAAATCCAAGCTTGAAACAAAGCAAATATCATGCATTACTAGCAGCTTAAATAACTTCAAATTATCATGCGTTAACTACAGAATTAATCATCAAAACCAGCAGCAAGAACAActtaaaactaagcatgcaacctaccaaatctcttcaaaaattcaagaaaacatacaagaaagGTGTAGAAAACATACCAACAACTATGAACACTTAAACTTGTTAAGGAGGGCTTGAAATCCAAGAGGAAAATCCtcttttcttgctgctcaaagggggccgaaagagagaggaaaagagagagagttttgagaaattttctattttttttctaacttttgaaatgaaaatgaaatttaaatGCCACTTATTCCTTTTTACTTAAgcccaaaataataataaaataaacatatatttttctaaatattaagccacaaaagacaaactaacaatggggcaaaatgaccattttgccccttcacactaaaatcacataaatgacactaaaggggtatttttgggaaattctaaattcccggccattaaCGACATTCCCaaagtctaataaaccgtcccaaactactaacatactaagttgtgattttactgagccaaacaccgagttccatgttaccgggcaccgaaaatgcaaaattatgaaaacttctaactgacataaaatgcatctcagaaatcaataataaccgtataaataattatttaaatagctataaataatttcataattaaacgtgattaactgctaatttccaaattacactaagcggtctttacaactattccccctttaaaaggatttcgtccccgaaatctaacctgaacaactctggatagtGAGCTCTCATAtttgactctagctcccaggtggcttcctccaccttgctgtttctccagagaactttgaccaaagctatggtcttattccaaaggactttatcctttatATCCAGGATccgcactggctgttcttcgtaagtgatatctggctgcagttctagactctcataactgagtatatgagagggatccgaaacgtatttcctcaacatcgagacatggaatacgttgtgaactgctgataaagctggaggcaacgctaaccgatattccacttgacctatcttctcgagaatctcaaaaggtcctgtaaatctagggcataacttgcctcttttcccgaagcgtttgatccccttcattggagatacctgtaaaaacacatggtcccctacttggaactccaCATCTTtgtgtttcggatctgcataaattttccgtctactctgtgaggcaagcattctagcttttatcttctctattgcctcattggtccgctgcactgactcggGACCTAAGTagtttctctcccctgtctcatcccagtggatgggagatctacacttcctaccgtataacagttcatagggagccatccctatcgtactctgataactgttgttgtaagaaaattctatcaacggtagatatttattccaagagccttcaaaatccataacacaggctcgcaatatgtcctccaatatctaaattgtcctttcggactgaccatatctctgaggatggaatgctgtactgaatttcaactttgtacccattgctcgttgcaaactctgccaaaacttggaggtgaatttcggatccctatccgaaactatagactttggtaccccgtgaagccttacaatctctctgacatacaattctgccaactgatccactgtaaaagTTGTTCTAACaagcagaaaatgagcagatttcgtgaatcgatccaccactacccagatggaatcaaacaaactcgTGGTcttaggtaacccgaccacaaaatccatcgtgatatcttcccatttccattctggtagggttagaggctgcaacaaccctgctggtctctgatgttcagccttaatctgctgacaagtgaggcatctcgatacgaattctaccaaattcttcttcatactgcTCCACCAGacgtacggtttaagatcttggtacatcttagtggtgccgggatgtagagaataaggggtagaatgagcctcctcaaagatctcatttctgagttccacactattcggaacacaaaccctagctttatacagaagcatcccgttatctgacactgaaaagtccctggcttgaccagccaaaacctcatctctgatcttcactaactctggatcagtcatctgagcggctttaattctttccaacagatccaattgcagcgttaagttgtgaagctgacctaccacaaactcaatgtcggatctaaccatatcctctgctagttgaggcgagatctgaaccatgctagctacctgctcGGGACCCTtcctactcagggcatcggccactacattggctttcccaggatgataaagaatctcacagtcgtaatctttgacTAATTCCAacctttctgagtaaagaaatacttgagacttttatggtcggcaTAGATTTCACatctttctccgtaaaggtaatgccgccaaatcttcaatgcaaaaaccactgcggccaactctagatcatgagtcgggtatcgctgttcataatcctttaactgtcgggaagcataagcgatgacccgatcggcttgcatcagcacacaccccagaccctgtctggatgcatcgcaataaactacaaacttctcattgtctgaaggcaaagctagcactggagcggtaatcaacctctgtttcagctcctgaaaactagcttcgcacttgtctgaccagacaaaccgctgattcttctttgtaagttcggttaagggcattgaaatttttgaaaacccttccacgtacggtaatacccagcaaaacccaagaagcttctgatctctatcactgtcttcggtctgggccaatccctgacggattctatcttcccgggatccaccttgatcccatctttgctgacgatgtgccctaagaaggacacctgagatagccagaattcacatttcttgaacttggcataaagctcgtgttcccgaagccgttgcagtaccatctgaagatgtaactcatgctcctcttctgactgagagtacacaaggatgtcgtcgataaacacaatcacacagatatcgaggaaatccttgaatactctgttgatcaaatccatgaatgcagcaggagcattggttagtccgaacgacataaccaggaattcataatgtccatacctagtgcggaaagtcgTCTtcagaatgtcctcctctcggatttttaactgatgataacccgaacggagatcaatcttagaaaagaccgtcttcccctgaagctgatcgaacaaatcatcgatcctaggtaatggatatttattcttcactgtcagcttgttcaattctctgtaatcgatgcacatcctcatagttccatctttcttcttgacgaataaaatcggggctccccagggtgacacactaggtcggataaaccctatgtcaagcaagccttggagctgaatctttaattccttaagttcagctggagccattctatatggggctttggaaaccagtTCCACCCCTgatgccaaatctatcacgaagtcaatctcctgctgaggtggtaaccctagaagttcttcgggaaaaacatctaaaaattcccgaaccaccttgatgtcctctggccgaatggtatctggccgagtggtgtccaccaccacggccagaaagcctaaacaaccgccatgcaataattctctagctgagatccccgaaccgaaccaacaaacacaaaaggttcttcactttccggttggaagatcaccatcttccttttgcaatcaatactcgccgaatatttagataggaaatccattcctaaaataatatcgaactctactaggctcatctctatcaaatcaacacttaactctctaccatctattctgatcggcatagacctaatccaccttttggagataaccaactctccgttaggtaatagggttccaaaccctgattcatatctatcataaggtctatccaatttactaaagactctggctgccacataagaatgtgtagccccagaatcaaacagtactgagtaaagcgagttattaacagaaagctgacctattacaactgatgggctggcatctgcatcagcctgagtgatggcgaacaccctagctggagtgggtatcgccggagccctcggtgcctctgagcggagctggggacaatccctcttgaagtgtccgggcatgccacagtgaaagcatccctgacctttgcattcacccCGCTGGTGCCTTTAGCAGctgggcactcgggataggagaaccgggtctctgcaccactagaacgactacctctattctggttcccccggaacctcttgttctgactcgagccaccggatgcagtggatgctctcttcctctgatccatggccgaaccactactcccactgctaaaacctgatgcacgaggggtaggagccccgccactcaccggagtactagccgactccgacatacacccaactgcaccctcagctcgcagtgccttctccaccatctcagcataggtggtcttgtcgtcagtggtgatcatcaaatcatgtttaatcttcgcatttaacccgtccaggtacttctctttcttgctgaagtcggttggcactatatctgaggctaacctcgccaaccggtcgaactgagtagtatattctgtcacgctcatatactcccgctgggtcaggtgggcgaactctttcctcttggcgcttctgaccgcctcgttataatacttggcgttgaagagttcctggaacctttcccaggtcatagggctgacgtcgtgaatctgagacaccatatcccaccagaccagagcgtcttcctggaactggaaagtggcacacaccactctgtcattaccggtgccacccataaagttcagaattttagtgatcaccgttagccactgttcggccttcatcacgtctggacctcccagaaagaccggaggtgcttgcttctggaaccgttcatacaaaggttacATTCTGTTGGCCGCCACAACTATTTCGgccctgagcagcaggggcgtgtacaactggaactactggcgcaggcactgcaggagcaccctgctgcctcaatctctgtatctcgaggtcttgctcttcaattctggcttgcatttcagcaaacctaacctcccaattctgggctccctgatcggcttggggagcctaggtagcctgtggcgggttctcatcaccccgaccacgagccctgccccttggacctctacctcggcccctagctggcgggggaaactgagctccctggccttgattcgaccccactaaattgccctggctcctggtagtccgcctggcgtccatctagtcggaaccgcctgcgaaaccaagagttggcatatcaggtcgtattcaaggagagcttactaatgccgcttaatttagaaattaaaaacgaaacatgcgcctattctactatcaggctactaacatgcttcctatcaggcttttcttattcataaaataaataaataaactactaaagcaataaaggcttactgaaccatggaacgagctaactgctgatgatgattgtacatgtcgtgacgatcttcggaagacaacctggcggctctgataccaaattgtaacaccctaactagcataggcgtattacgtgatttttaaacatgctgtgcagctcgttgctaatcaacgaggtttatggaaaacgtgattaattaaaatttttgctttttaattaaacttgtaaaatatttatacaaaatactcgggatcccgattagaaaaccatttacaaaagtttactgtctatacaaaatatttgtcgcctagcgactagttacaaaaatagcctcgctgtcccgatgatcgtacgctccaggcctaaccgccccgacatgtacaatcttcataggctcgttcacggtccctcagctctagccttgcccttacctacacataaacatagcactgtgagtcgacagactcagtaagaaaagcataataatactcatacataaatcccggtcatgatcagatgcccataccccttaccataaccctaactgccgtgtccaacacggtactgagtccccctaactgccgtgtccaacacggtactgagttctgaacgttcatagggacggtactattgacaagtaatagcctaatcggtcgaaccggtcatactccggctgctggtcatactccagcctgtaccgacgtgttacagtatcagcctaatcggtcgaaccggtcatactccagctactggtcatactccagcctgtaccgacgtgatacgtcaaatagtacagaacctccaacctaagtatcagcctaatcggtcgaaccggtcatactctggctactggtcatactccagcatgtaccgacgtgatacagtgtcagcctaatcggtcgaaccggtcatactccggctgctggtcatactccagcctgtaccgacgtgacacagtcggaggttcgaagccaacatacatatctaatgtaatctaacaggcttcctacatgcacgctaaacatgtaatctacatatgcatactgttatactaatcttacctggattccgaattcaggtgtcttGGGTCAACTTgttggaactatctgcgcgggggattacaggctcctaaaccataaaactcacaacactataagtgatacgctaaataacttcccggggacttaaactaggaactaaaagtttccctatcgataaaaagcatgggaataccccaaataacataaaatcgaggaaaactagggtttctgaaatttccccaaccggtagaccgattgtccaaccggaattccagttctgggaattttcgaaacccatccggaagtccggatgcacaaccggaattccagatcctcgcaggcagattttcaaaaattcacacaatgctcaaatctaatccaaacaacctcaaaccttccagacctgttctataggacccaaataacatttctaaggcaacaaactcacccagattgcacagaaacaaaaagtcccattaaagcccaagctttgagttccaaactcaaacttggttaaaaccaactaacatgcattcaaaccagtccaaacctacttaaacatgcataaaataatctctgaaaactactacaatcatcaacaaaatcacagcaacagattttgaccaattctctttgaaaacaaTAGTTTTGAGCTAACAAATCCAAGCTTGAAACAAAGCAAATATCATGCATTACTAGCAGCTTAAATAACTTCAAATTATCATGCTTTAACTACAGAATTAATCATCAAAACCAGCAGCAAGAACAActtaaaactaagcatgcaacctaccaaatctcttcaaaaattcaagaaaacatacaagaaagGTGTAGAAAACATACCAACAACTATGAACACTTAAACTTGTTAAGGAGGGCTTGAAATCCAAGAGGAAAATCCTCTTTTCTTATTGCTCAAAgggggccgaaagagagaggaaaagagagagagttttgagaaattttctatttttttttctaacttttgaaatgaaaatgaaatttaaatGCCACTTATTCCTTCTTACTTCAgcccaaaataataataaaataaacatatatttttcaaaatattaattcacaaaagacaaactaacaatggggcaaaatgaccattttgccctttcacactaaaatcacataaataacactaaaggagTATTTTTGGCAAATTCTAAATTCCccgccattcccgacattcccaaagtCTAATAAACcttcccaaactactaacatactaagttgtgattttactgagccaaacaccgagttccatgttaccgagcaccggaaatgcaaaattatgaaaacttctaactgacataaaatgcatctcagaaatcaataataaccgtataaataattatttaaatagctataaataatttcataattaaacgtgattaactgctaatttccaaattatactaagcggtctttacaccagTCTAACATCTGCATCAGACCACCGTGCTTCCAGGTGTACCTGCTACCAGAATGCGGAAGAGGAAGCATATACAACTTTGAAAGAAAAGAATGAAAATTAGCCATAGCATATGCAGGAGGACAATTAGAACTATTACGATCGCTAACAACAAGAAAGTCATTAAAATCcccaaaaataaaccaaggcagAAGGGGAGCAGAATCATTAAGTCTATGCAATAAAGTCCAAGTATCAGATTTAGAAGCAGGATAAGGGGAGCCATAATAGCAAGTAAAGTACCAATTCATTccattaaaaatatttacaatgcAGTCTACATGGTTAAGAGAATAATTTAAAACATTAACATTGATAATATTGTTCCAAAGCAGTAAAAGACCACCGCCAATGCAAGCTTTGGGCACTTCCAAAACATTTTAAAAACTAATCTTGTTATAGATTTGATGCGCCTGGCCAGGAGGAAGCTTGGTTTCCATCAAAAAAAGCAAAGTAGGGCGATGCTGGGAAACATAAAGGGATAGATTACGGAATGCATGGGGACTCCCTAAACCCCGGGCATTCCAGCAGAGGAGACTCATGGGTGTCGGCGGGGTTGCAAAGCAACGCCCACCGCTGGATCATcatcagagagagagagggaacaACAGCTTCATCAGAAGGGGAAGCACGAGCCCTTTTGAGCATACTGCGAATCGAATTACCAACTTGAGCTGATTGACGAGTAAAAGGACGTTTGGAACCCAAAGTCCATGGTTCATTGATGGATAAACTTCTAGGGTGGGGGGATGGATGACAGTTGGGGTAGTAGTGGTACCGAGAGCTATTCCTTTACCTTTGTCTGCGTGGGTAATGACCGAGGTGACCATGATAGGTATGGGAGTCGAGATGAGATTATGGTGGTTTGGGACTGCAGTTTGAGCAGATGAAACAGGCTGAGTAGGGAGATTTTCAGAACACCTAGCAGGGAATGAAACAGGACGTTCAATATTGAGAAATTGGTCAACAACATACTGAAGAGTTTGATCAGTATTGGAAGCAGGAGGATAGTATTCCTCGATCGGTACAGAGTTGGATAAATCAAAGGGGTTATTTTTGAAAGAGTTACGAGAGGGGGCACGGAGAATGTCTTTGTAACCAAGTTCAGGAGGAAATGGAAGATTGTCACAGCGAAGGAGATACTTCCCGCACTTATTATAAGTGTGGTCCATCAATCCACAGAAATAACAGAAATTCTGAAGGCCTTCATACTGGAAAGAAATCCACTTGGGACGGGGTGAAGAACGAAAGTGAATATTCATGGCACGTCTGAGAGGTTTTGTTGTGTGCAGGAGAATCCTAAGACACAGGGAAGGGCCAAAACTCTCCAATAAGGATAGAGGATATGTTTCAATCAGTTCGCCCAATTCACAAGAAATAAAATGGGCAAGTTGCAGAGATTTCCAACCAAAAGGAATATTATTTGCTTGAATCCAAAAAGGGACAAAACGAAGGTGGTCAGGCAACAGGGTATGAATTCCCTCAGGATTAGTGAAGATGAACAGACTTTTATCAAAACGCCAGGGTTGGTCTTGTAGGACTCTACGCCTATCTCCTTCACATTGAAAGGAGACCAGGAAAAGCCCAGGGAGATAATCAGATATCTCGATACGAAAGCGCAAGGTCCAGGCCTCATGCATAGCTTTCTCGATCCAAGCTGGTTTAAGGGATTTGTTAGAGAGGATTTTAAAGACAAGACAGAGGGTGTTCCTACTTTCATTGGAGTTTAGAGAGATATGATCGAAATTATGAATAAGACTCCCTTCATCAGTGAAGGTAGAAGGTGGTGGGAGGGTGTGGGAAGAGGAGGCCATGGAAACAGTTTTAGTTTGAGAGAAATAGAAGCAGTGAGTAAAAATGGGGTTGATGCATTTCAGAAGGAACTGTTTCCTTAAATAGAACGTAAATATGATAGCAAAAGGGAGATAATACCTGAAGTTCAAAGGCCTTCTTGAGGATAGAGACGATCGCATCATCATCTCAAAGGATTCTGGGCAGAGAGACTTACAGTGACCGAGAGTAGTAATGATTAGGGCAAGAGATCGTCGGGGAGATGAAATGGTGGTTAGAGTGCAGTGTGATGTGTGGTGGAGTGTTTCAAAACCAGAGAAAAAATGGGATAGCATTAATTTGGATAGAACGTGCGTCGTCGGTAATAAATGaagctgagagagagagagagagagagagattatgTGGAATAGGGTGTGATTAGGGGGGAAATGATGGCCATGGATGATGTCATCCGAGAAAGTGAGAAGAAAGTGGTTGGGTAATTAATGCTGAAAAGGGGGATGAGAAACTGATTAGAATTACAGAGGAGGAGATAGGGTTAGCATGCACCAAAAAGGGACCAGAAAATATTGGAAGAGCTTcacaaggaagaagaaaaactAACTTGATGattatttatgttgttgttgtgtAGTGACTGTGGTATTTTTCTAACATCATTCCCGAGTAATGTGTTGATGAAGTATGTGAAAAAATATGAACAGAAATGGTAAAATTGTAGTTAAGGATGTGCATAAATCGAGTCAATCAAATTAACATTGACCAATTTAATTACAATAGATAAAtattgaatattaaattgtgaTCGGATGagataaaatgttatttttttatatctaattaGATTGAATCAAATGTTGGATGGGGTGCATAAAATTCAAGGCATCACATATCCAATTGAatgaattagtatttttattttattagataaataattaaattttatgttattatacttaaaatatatatatatatatatatactagatagaTGTTATGTGACAAGTCACgtgtattaattttattttaatttttagttttttttaatatcataattttaaaattgataatattcaatgtagtgataatTTGGTCaaactatcaaaacattcaaatttaatttaaaataatatttaaaatttaactaattctaaatatcaaaatttgaaaataatttctaataaaaaattaaacaatatgaacaaatttattattaattatatttatgtttaacTAACTACAATGACCTTTTACATGgcaacatctaataatttgttatttttttatttttttttaaaaaaaagtcacccaatcatttctcataaaccaaaaattttgttatatagccacattttatatagaatagatataaatatttatatatatatatatatatatgtgtgtgtgactactcaatagttatatttttgttgtaaccatgatggttacattttttttaccaGTAATAGTAGgttataaatatgtaaaaaaaaaattaaaattaaattaatcataattaatacttttcctaaaataattaattttaatttaaatatttaataagaccCTCTTTaggaattaatatttataaataattttattttttatatttaagtcCTTATTATAATAGTTTTAACATTTAAACCATTTAGCTATAATATTTACATTAAAATTCTatcttttttataaaatttaaacttccACCCccttctaaaataaatttttgaatacttaattaattttaaaaaattacatctaattattattttgcaaCAACTGCTTGACCCATCTTcctctataaaaaaaataataaaaattgggGTTTTAATTTGTTCTAACCTAACATTATATGAATTTTCCACTTCGATACAATCTCTTACATATATGCCACGAATCCATTTCTCTATTCAACCTGCTACAATAAGAATTTTACTTGATTATTAATAATTTGCTTAATATTTTCCTACTGTTATGcttatttgtgaaaaagaagcAACAATTTCAATTAATTGGTAATCTACtttgataaatttttttacaatcTTTAGATTGACGAAGATAATTTCAACGAGGAACGAAAATAGTtaacaataattaattttatagttgtaattacattttttactttatttttcattttttaaaaggaaaaaaactaaataacttGAACTAATTTTAGACTGACACACTAATTTAGCAAttaaaagtattaaaaaaaataagattaagCATAAAAGTACTTTTAATTAGAggtcattcataatattttttattaattaaggttATGTGTGTAATAACTTTAAATTATAAAGAGTTTTGTtgcaattattttaattatttaagttaaaaaaataattgctaaaagatttttacttatttacaaatttcataaaattaattaataattattaatgagttaattttaaatataattaattttagttaagtTTTCATAAGGAAATaaagtatttagttacaagttatttattatttatttttcttttaatttcaaaattaatcgCAACCATTTAACAATGATCTAATggttaaaaataaatgtaaccatgatagtTACATATTTGATATAATTATTGAAACCtcctccatatatatataaaaatcaatATTATAATTTcactatattttttaattagatgaATCCAATACAATCTAATAAATActggattttaaatatttaatgaatCCGATCCAATATCAAAAATATTAAGTCTAAATTATTGAATAAATCTAAACCAATGCAATAAATATACATGCAAAACATCCAATCTAACATCCATGAGATATTGAATCAATAGTTGACTAATATTAATTGGATGAGactggataataaaatataatatctaATACATAAATGGATTGAATCTAGATATATCtaaaaatattgaatgtgtTTTAATAAATACCCCAAATTGCAGtcatgaagaagaaagatgggacAAAATAATCATctataccaattttt
This region of Cannabis sativa cultivar Pink pepper isolate KNU-18-1 chromosome 7, ASM2916894v1, whole genome shotgun sequence genomic DNA includes:
- the LOC133039871 gene encoding uncharacterized protein LOC133039871 produces the protein MKAEQWLTVITKILNFMGGTGNDRVVCATFQFQEDALVWWDMVSQIHDVSPMTWERFQELFNAKYYNEAVRSAKRKEFAHLTQREYMSVTEYTTQFDRLARLASDIVPTDFSKKEKYLDGLNAKIKHDLMITTDDKTTYAEMVEKALRAEGAVGCMSESASTPVSGGAPTPRASGFSSGSSGSAMDQRKRASTASGGSSQNKRFRGNQNRGSRSSGAETRFSYPECPAAKGTSGVNAKVRDAFTVACPDTSRGIVPSSAQRHRGLRRYPLQLGCSPSLRLMQMPAHQL